The proteins below are encoded in one region of Hordeum vulgare subsp. vulgare chromosome 3H, MorexV3_pseudomolecules_assembly, whole genome shotgun sequence:
- the LOC123440576 gene encoding 2-oxoglutarate-dependent dioxygenase 11-like: MVHQAHGLLVQEVAADGELPSRYVLKEQQGRPAAAADAQRAAPSIPTVDMGRLADADAGEADKLRSALASWGLFAVTGHGMTDPFLDAMLGAARGFFHLPTEAKQEYSNVVDADDGGRKFQPEGYDVDRVDTDEQVLDWCDRLYLQVRPDDARQLRFWPTHPSDLAELLKEFSVEGEKVAKLGRPPGGGWDREGRGSSSRRIAPAARAAALNRSRFR, from the coding sequence ATGGTGCATCAAGCTCACGGCCTGCTcgtgcaggaggtggccgccgacgGGGAGCTGCCAAGCCGCTACGTGCTCAAGGAGCAGCAGGGCCGCCCGGCCGCCGCAGCCGACGCACAGCGTGCCGCGCCGTCCATCCCCACCGTGGACATGGGCCGCCTGGCCGACGCCGATGCCGGCGAGGCCGACAAGCTCCGGTCGGCGCTCGCCTCCTGGGGCCTCTTCGCGGTGACCGGCCACGGCATGACGGATCCGTTCCTCGACGCGATGCTCGGCGCGGCGCGCGGGTTCTTCCACCTGCCGACGGAGGCCAAGCAGGAGTACAGCAACGTGGTGGACGCCGACGACGGGGGCCGCAAGTTCCAGCCCGAGGGCTACGACGTCGACCGCGTCGACACGGACGAGCAGGTCCTCGACTGGTGCGACCGGCTCTACCTCCAGGTCCGCCCGGACGATGCGCGGCAGCTCCGCTTCTGGCCGACTCACCCGTCGGACCTCGCCGAGCTCCTCAAAGAGTTCAGCGTCGAGGGCGAGAAGGTGGCCAAGCTCGGTCGTCCGCCCGGTGGCGGCTGGgatcgggaggggagggggagctcGAGCCGCCGCATCGCCCCAGCCGCTCGAGCCGCCGCGTTGAACCGATCCAGATTCAGGTGA